The DNA segment AAAAGGACACTTATGCGCGCATCAGGTTTCTCGACAATAGCGAAGTGACCTTGAAGCCGGAAACGCAATTCAAGATCGAACGCTTTGCCTATGAACAGGACAAGCCACAAAACGACAATGCCTTCTTCAGCCTGCTCAAGGGCGGCTTGCGTGCGGTCTCGGGTACGGTGGGCAAGCGCAGCCGCGAGCGCACCGGACTGAATACGCCGGCTGCGACCATCGGCATCCGGGGCACGATCTACGTGGTGGAATACATTGCACCCGGCGAGGCGGATGTCGCTGCCTGGGGACGCTCCCTGGTTGCTGCTGCCAGCACGGGTTTGCATGCTTACGGGCCCGCGGGTAATGGCGGTGCAACCATGACCGACGCAACGACAGGCAATGTCGTGCCTGAAATATTGCCGGCACGGCTGGCGCTTGATACCTTGCTTGCGCAGGGGGTAACGTCGCCAGTCCCTGGTGCGCGTCCGCCCGGCCTGTATGTCCAGGTGCTCGACGGGATGATTAATGTGAGTA comes from the Janthinobacterium sp. 17J80-10 genome and includes:
- a CDS encoding FecR family protein, producing the protein MKSRKNCSAINFCFALSLLLWGLHAHAAQVAGTVMDLNGPLLAKKANGTVRVLAQKSLVEEGDFLVTEKDTYARIRFLDNSEVTLKPETQFKIERFAYEQDKPQNDNAFFSLLKGGLRAVSGTVGKRSRERTGLNTPAATIGIRGTIYVVEYIAPGEADVAAWGRSLVAAASTGLHAYGPAGNGGATMTDATTGNVVPEILPARLALDTLLAQGVTSPVPGARPPGLYVQVLDGMINVSNKGGAQNFSAGQFGYTANLQQPPVVVPSNPGLKFTPPPAFSSSSVNPGGSGNGVVGITDVNCEVR